The Tenebrio molitor chromosome 7, icTenMoli1.1, whole genome shotgun sequence region TTTGGTGCGTAATCCCGAACTAAGCTGGCGTGAAGTCAAACGCATTCTGAGAAAAGATCATCGGTGGGATTTGGCAGACTCTTTGTCAAGAGAGGACAAAGAGAAATTGTTCAATGAACACATCGAACACCTGTTGAGAAAGAAACGTGAAAAATTCCGCGAATTGTTAGACGAAACCCCCGACGTGTCTTTAACTAGCACTTGGAAGGAAATCAAGCGAATTATCAAAGAGGACCCCAGATATACGAAATTTGCTTCAAGCGAACGCGTAAGTTAACTTAAAAAATCTagcttgaaaaaaattacacatgcATCGGTTTCAGTGTGAACGTGAATTCAAGGACTACCTGAAAGATAAGTTGATCACGGCAAAAGGACAGTTCAAAGAACTTTTGCAGGAAACTAAACTCATCACTCACAAATCGTTATCGAATCTTCGCGAAAATCAAGGACTTATGCAAGAAATCGAGGATATTTTGAAGAACGATAAGAGATATCTAGTTTTAGATCATATTCCGCAAGAGCGGACACAGCTAATATTAAATTACCTGGAAGAGCTTGATAGAAGGGGACCACCTCCGCCACCCACAGCTAGTGAGCCCAACAGGCGATCAATAAAATAGGTTATAATTGCTGTATTTATTATATCGACTGGATTTAAATGAGTTGTGTATTTTACATGGGTTAGATAATTCCAATTTATAACATTAGACGTTTGGAACTGAATTTGTTgtacaattttcattttatactgTAATAGAAAAAGATTATACTTATCTAAAATTatacatgtttgtttttattcaaaaaaaaaataaaatggcgGGTTACCCATTGTGATCGGTTTATCGAATTCTGATaatatataattaaattacacAACAATGATCCGATTAAAAACGTGTAATTATGATTAAAATATGGAAATGGACGATAACTGGtttcaaacaaatattattCCGAAGATTAAAAACATCCTAAATAATTCAAGGCAAGAATAAATCCAAAACAGTCAATATTTATGGCGTACAATGCGACAGTCAAGTCAgtcaaaatttgaagaaaagtttcaaaaaatgttttttttttttgagtaaGTGGTAACAATTTGATCAGCATTTAAAATTCTCGAGATCTTGAATAGCTGATTCTAGTGTGCACCGCTATGCGCTCTGGATAAATCTAGATGTTATCTCTTGCATTGAGTGTCTTGGAACAAAGCAAAGTCGTCACCTCACTGGAGGGGAAGACCTATAAAAACGTAGcaagcaaaaatattttttagtctAATAACTAAATAAACATGGTCGGGTTTGCCACCTTGCTAATTCTTGTGGTCCAAGCCACACTTGGCACATCTTTTGTCTTGACACCTAGAGCAGGTAGGTACACACAAGACATAAAACCAGCTAGAACCCGGTGATGCTTTAGCACTGCTGAGCATCACCTTTTCAACCCTTGTAAAAACATCTAACATCGTTCCAGGTTGCAGCATTTCTCCGTCAAACCTAGACCCCGAACCGATCATCGTTTCCGGCAACTTCCAGTTCCTTTACGCCGAGCCGGACGCAACTTCAATATCCCTAAATGCCGGCGAAACCGTCATAATTTCATGCCCAGGAGGTACACTGTCCGCGGGATCGACTAAATTGGACGCCACTGTGTCCGCAGTGTGCGAATCCGGCACAGAATTCACCATCGACGGCAAAACCGTCGATTTCAACAACATCGAGTGCTCTAGGAACCCGTTCCATACCGCTAGGTACACAGGGAAATCGTGCGAAGCTGGCGGCAAAGAAATCGAAGTAGGTTTCGTCCTAAGCGACGACACCTTTGCGCGagaaattcttatttgtttcgACGAGGCAAACCTAAATTCCTTGTACTCCACTTACGACCTGACCCGATCCATCGGCAACCACGAGAGCGGTGTCGCCAGACCCAGCTTCATAGAAGACGACTTCTACAACCTAGACCGAAAGGTGAACGATTTGTACGTTCGAGGCGGGCAGCAGGCGACAATCAACGGGTTGTTGGGTCTTTCTGCCTCTTCGACCAAATACATCGAAGACAGCAGCGACTATTTTCTTTCGCGAGGACATCTCACGGCTAAAGCTGACTTCGTTTACGGCCCACAACAAACTGCTACTTTCCACTACGTCAACGCTGCTCCTCAATGGCAGACCTTCAACGGCGACAACTGGAACACTCTCGAAGCAGACGTGAGGGATTACGCCGAAGAGAACGAACTAGACTTGAAAGTCTACACTGGGACCTACGGAGTGTCGACGCTGCCTCATGAAGACACGAAAGAAGAGATACCTCTCTATTTGTATGTCGATGACAATGGCAATAAGGCCATTCCAGTTCCGGAACTTTACTGGAAAGTTGTCTACAATCCAGAAACCAAGCAAGGAGTGGCTCTGCTAGGTGTTAACAATCCCTACCAAACAGACGTCACGAAGAGTGTAATTTGCAAAGATATTTCTTCGCAAATCAATTGGTTGAACTGGAAGCCCACAGAccaaaaagctggctactcgTACGCGTGTGAGGTCGACGATTTGAGAAAAAGTGTAACATATTTGCCAGAGTTTGAAGTCCAAGGATTgttgttgtaaataaaatttgcaaaattcgaaGCTATTGTTTTCTTAcctgataaaattaatttacaaaagtaaaacaaaacaaagaacgGCGATAACAGATTTGTAACAGAAGAACACTTCAATAGATAAAATCGTAGAATCGAGACAAAAAGAAATGTCAATCTAGATTCTAGATTATTAAAAGAGGCCCCAAAGGGTTTCATTCCGCCCTAAATTCTGAAATGTACTCCAGCCGAACTGATTGCACGTTTGAAtctcaagagaaaaaaaaaatttatgtattataactataaataattgtgacaaattcgttgaaaaatgttattggtGATAAAATTGTAAGATTTTATCAAAAAGTTTAGAGCGTCGAGGCCCCGAGGCCCCGTAGGGTTTGATACATTTGCAAAcgtgtcaaaattttttatttatattaatcTTGTTCAAAAAGTATAACGAATGAATATACGTATTATAGAAACTTTTAATAGAGCAAATTTTactaacaaaaaacaaacaaaaaggtAAATGTCCTGtttgaaaaaagtaggtaaataaaatacaaaacagTTCATTTGTGTTATCACAAGATTTTACAATAGGTTAGCTTTGTAGCCCTTTGGCGTTTTCACAATTACAACTCCTACTCTTTGAGAATCCGGATTGTCAGATCTGCCAACAGGGGTACCTAGAATGTGCAAGTGTCCTgttagaaattttgaaaaagcgCCACACTACTAACAAATACGAAACTTACGTCGCTCGTTACTTTTACGGTCTTCGTTGCTCATATTTTGTCCCGATTGGTCAGGGCAAAAAGAACTCTCAAATACCACATTCCTAAGAGTCGGATCCTGCTGTTCCGCGTCGTACCACAAATTaatatgaatattttttaaataagacaAATTCGTTTTCCCATCTAGCACTTCTTTTCGGTAACAACTTGACACTTCTAAGAGAACGATGGCCTTATCTAACTCGTTTTCCGAAATCATCAAAGCGGCCTTAGCTTGGTACTTTTTTAAACCTGGGAACCTCATTGTCAAAGATTCGATAAGTTGGTTCCTTctattttttgatttaaaatcaaCACTCTGGAATGAAGGAaaactatttaatttttcttagcGGTATTGTTTGGAGAACGCTTTTCGAAACTATAAGAAACACAGCATAACACACATTCGCAACAGTCATTCCTTGCGAACAAAATATACCAATTctagtttttttcaaaaaaaattcaataaacgcaaaaaatgaaaaaccgAACAAATAAGGAGCGCAACAATTATACAACATATAACTGCAATTACAAACCAAACACAAAAGAAATCTTAAtagatttatttcaaaaaaaatgttgggtGTGAATTGTTTAGTCTCCCTGGCGCCCcctttttttcaattactcAAGCGATGCCACTACTCTACACTAGGATAATTAATTCTTTGTTGCGGATTTTAACAACATTATCCTGCAGCTGTAAAAGCTTTACATTAcattattgtttatttgttactGTTCATATTAGTGCAGTGGGAAATGATTACCTTGCTGTACCTACTCTATTACCTCATGATAATCTATTTCTTCAAAGAAAATCTCCACGTGAAGAAaacttattacaaaaataattcaaatgtaAGGAATTCAGGTgataaagtaaaaaacaagtaAAACTTCTGGAAAGAATGAATTTCTAAAAATCTAGAATCTTATATCTCCTACCTTACTTTTGGCAGTTACAAATCATTCGAATTTAAATGCACCGACCCCGGCCACACGTTCACACATCTCGGAAACACAACTTTACACCCCATCACACACAATATCCTTGATTTAAGGGTGCATTTCTTAATGATTGCATCTTAAAGAAAACTACGAGTTGCAAcctttaaaatatcaagtaggtatgGAAATATTTAATCCGCCGACTTGACGcggtaaattcaaaaataatcgTTGGCTGACAAGTAAAACTAAGAATTTCTTATAGAAATCAGTATCAGATAAACACGAAATTTAATTGTATATGAGATGAGGATTACCTGTGTCGATTTCCGTTTGTTCCTTTGCCCACACAGCAAATCAGCGGGG contains the following coding sequences:
- the LOC138134425 gene encoding uncharacterized protein, which produces MMMNAGGKKLVFNPVLAAPWKTQTANCENPADLLCGQRNKRKSTQSVDFKSKNRRNQLIESLTMRFPGLKKYQAKAALMISENELDKAIVLLEVSSCYRKEVLDGKTNLSYLKNIHINLWYDAEQQDPTLRNVVFESSFCPDQSGQNMSNEDRKSNERRTPVGRSDNPDSQRVGVVIVKTPKGYKANLL
- the LOC138134423 gene encoding uncharacterized protein; translated protein: MVGFATLLILVVQATLGTSFVLTPRAGCSISPSNLDPEPIIVSGNFQFLYAEPDATSISLNAGETVIISCPGGTLSAGSTKLDATVSAVCESGTEFTIDGKTVDFNNIECSRNPFHTARYTGKSCEAGGKEIEVGFVLSDDTFAREILICFDEANLNSLYSTYDLTRSIGNHESGVARPSFIEDDFYNLDRKVNDLYVRGGQQATINGLLGLSASSTKYIEDSSDYFLSRGHLTAKADFVYGPQQTATFHYVNAAPQWQTFNGDNWNTLEADVRDYAEENELDLKVYTGTYGVSTLPHEDTKEEIPLYLYVDDNGNKAIPVPELYWKVVYNPETKQGVALLGVNNPYQTDVTKSVICKDISSQINWLNWKPTDQKAGYSYACEVDDLRKSVTYLPEFEVQGLLL